Genomic DNA from Paenibacillus donghaensis:
AATGACGCGCTCTCTTCCGGAGAAGACATCCAAATCGTGTTGCATTTGGATCATGGCGGTGACAACAGCTTGTATACGTGGTGGTTTGACAACATTATAGCCAAAGGAGTCGACTTTGACATTATTGGCTTGTCCTATTACCCGTTTTGGCACGGCACCATGGGCGAGTTATCGTACAACCTGAACGATATCAGCAAACGGTATAACAAGGACGTCATGATTGTTGAGACGGCCTACGGGTTTACGCTTGACGACGGCGATGGTCTCGGCAACGTGTTTTATACAACAGAAGAAAGCGTGGGCGGCTATCCGGCATCTCCTGCAGGACAAGTTGCTTATATGCGGGATTTAAAAGAAATTGTGCAGGATGTGCCGAACGGTCACGGCCGGGGAATCTTCTGGTGGGAACCGACATGGCTTTCGGTAGAAGGTGCGAACTGGGGAACGGAAGAGGGCGCTCTGTATAATAATGATACGGGACTATTATCCAATCCGTGGGACAACCAGACACTGTTTGATTTTGACGGGAATGCCTTATCGTCGTTGTCTGTATTCAGCGAAACTACACCAACGAACCTGTTGACGAATGGTAGCTTTGATGCGAACGGCTATACGAGCACACCTTCCGGCTGGGGAGTATGGGCGAATACAACGGCTAATCTGAGCTCCATTAAGACAGGACAGCCGGGCGTTGTTGGCGACTATAAGCTGACTTTCTGGAATTCTGAAGCGTACAAAGCTTCGACTTATCAGGTGAAGACGGGTCTTGCGAATGGTACCTACTCGTTAACGGCTTGGGTATTAAACAGCGGGGGGCAAAATTCAGCCTATATTTATGCCAATAGCTATGGAGGAACCGAGAAGCAGACGGCTCTGCCGGTCAGCACAACATCATGGATGAAGGTCAGAATCGACAACATCCAGGTAACGAACGGGCAGGCGGAGATTGGCATCTATTCGGACGCTAATGCGAATAACTGGATTAACGTAGATAATGTTAAGTTTTATAAATCGTACTAATCTATAGTATCGTTATTGGAAATAAGAAGAGCATTTTCCTCACCTAGCGGCAAGCAAAATGCTCTTTTTCAATATTTGCTCAATTCCCGGTTTACAAGAAAAGGAATTTCATGCTGTAATACAGAAAAGTGTATTTTGAATTCAATTGCAGCTAGGTGGGGTCATAGTTGAAATGGGACGATGAGAACATACGGCGTGTATTCAATTCCTTAGAAAGGTCGCTCCCTTTATTTATTGAGACAATTGGATATAGTGCATGGGAGCTTATGTTTGTCAGGCCGGATGGTTATCCGTATTACCACTGGCTTTATACCCTAAGCGGAGAAGGCAGCTTTGAAATGGACGGGGAGCACTTCGCACTTACAACCGGGAAAGGCGCTCTACTGACACCATTTACACCGCACTCATATCATCCATTTTCAGATTCGGATCGTTGGTCTACGATCTATATTACCTTTGGAGGCACAGCTGCATCAGCAATATTAGATTCGCTTAACATGAATGTGTCTGCGATCTATACGGAGGAGGCAGATCAAGTATCATTCGCAGATGTAATTGGGGAAATGTTTTATAAGGCAGACCGAGATGAGGAGTTCTCTGGGTTGGAGTCATCGACGGAGCTTTATCATTTTCTAATGTTGCTGAGAAAATACGGGATGCGCAATAATCAGCCTTCGCTGTCGCAATACTACGATAAACT
This window encodes:
- a CDS encoding glycoside hydrolase family 53 protein — encoded protein: MRKWVKVSLLLVCAITLILPNIGSKKAEAAGTFILGGDVSMLNEVEQKGGKFYKGGVQKDALQILSSDGMNYVRLRLWVDPYDSQGNSYGGGTNDLATTIALAKRAKAKGMGIFLDIQLSDHWADPGNQTKPKAWNKLTYSQLITTVHDYTQSVITSMKAENVMPAIVQMGNEIPGGVLWDDGKVGNGLTDFTKLGELLSAGIDGVNDALSSGEDIQIVLHLDHGGDNSLYTWWFDNIIAKGVDFDIIGLSYYPFWHGTMGELSYNLNDISKRYNKDVMIVETAYGFTLDDGDGLGNVFYTTEESVGGYPASPAGQVAYMRDLKEIVQDVPNGHGRGIFWWEPTWLSVEGANWGTEEGALYNNDTGLLSNPWDNQTLFDFDGNALSSLSVFSETTPTNLLTNGSFDANGYTSTPSGWGVWANTTANLSSIKTGQPGVVGDYKLTFWNSEAYKASTYQVKTGLANGTYSLTAWVLNSGGQNSAYIYANSYGGTEKQTALPVSTTSWMKVRIDNIQVTNGQAEIGIYSDANANNWINVDNVKFYKSY
- a CDS encoding AraC family transcriptional regulator; translation: MKWDDENIRRVFNSLERSLPLFIETIGYSAWELMFVRPDGYPYYHWLYTLSGEGSFEMDGEHFALTTGKGALLTPFTPHSYHPFSDSDRWSTIYITFGGTAASAILDSLNMNVSAIYTEEADQVSFADVIGEMFYKADRDEEFSGLESSTELYHFLMLLRKYGMRNNQPSLSQYYDKLRPVVQWMESNCSANVGLPEIVEQAQISVSYLNELFRDAFGMSPYSFLIQLRIRQAKKIMITNPDMALKEVSLLAGFNDVSHFVATFRKKEGITPAKYRELHLSTRAD